The DNA region CGTCGACCGGTGGCGGCGAGACCGCGGCCGCGGTGGGCGCGGTAGCCATCACCAGCAGAGATATCGTGGCCGACAGCGCGGCCAGCACCCGTGGCAACCTCACAGCAGACCGTCACCGCGAACCCAGCCGTACACCCCCGCCGCCCATAGGGCCAACGGGACGACGGCCGCCAACGCGGCGTACTCCAGGAGCTGCGCACTCTGGCGCAGCACAGGATTGGCGGGCCGGCCGCGAGATCGCCAGTACACCAGCGCGGTGCAGCCCAGTGCTGCGCCGGCACACCACCAGTGCGCATACAGCGGCCACCGGTAGGTCAGCGCGCCGAACGCGGCCAGCCACGCCATCGCGGCGCCGGTACGCAGTGCGACCCGCCGGGTCGGGTCGTAGTGGCTGCGCGCCTGCAGGGACAGCAGTAGGCCGACATCGGCGGCCAGTGCGACTGACAGCGGGCCCGCACGGACACCGTCGGCGACCACAGCAAGCGCCGCCCACCCCGCGCACATCGCCCATCCGATCACCAGGCCGGTCACCATGCGGTGCGCGGCCGCGGCGGCGCCCGGTGTGACGACCTCGCGTGCGGGCGATAGCCCGGCGGCGCCGACCGCCAGCCGGGCGGCGAACGTCAGTGCCGCCACGCTGCTGACCGCGAGAGCGGCGCCGGTGGCGCCCAGCGGCAGCGGCACCACCACACCGATCGCGGCGACTGCGGCCACGGTCACCGCCGCGGCGGATATCGCCATGTGCACCGTCGCGAGGTGCGCCGCATGGCTCAGCGCGCTGCGCAGCAGCATGGACATGGCGCACCCGGCCCCGGCGGCGAACAGCGTGCCGAACTGCCAGGAAGGTTGAGGTGCGGCGAGATAACCTGTCACGGTCGCGAAGATCACCGCCCCGACACTGAAGGTGATCGGCAGTGGGCAACGGCGGTCGGCGAGCACCACGGTCGCGGCGCCCGCCGAGAGCGCTGCGGCACACCACAGGCGCAGTTCCGCTCCGCCCGGCCACGCCAGCACCGCGGCGACTACCGCAACGGTCACCAGACCCGCCCCTTCGCGCAGCGCCGGATGCCGGCCCGGGTCGATGTGCGTCCTGGACGCCACCGAGGACGCGACCAGCGCAGCCGCGTCGACCGGTGATCGGCGGGGCGCCGGCACCCCGGTGACATCGAGCACCAGGACATCGCCGTCGCCGACAGCGTTGTCCTGCAGTGTCTTCGCGGTGTCCAGCACACCACCGGTCAGGCGGCTCAGGTGCCAGCGTCGGGGACCGGCAACAACTTCGCCGCAGACGAGGTCGACCAGCGCGGGCAGTAGCATGCCGACCGGACACCCTGCGGGAACACTGACATCGACCGTCGACGGGTCCGACCGTGGCGAGAATATGGACAGCCGATACAGCGAATCACGCATGCAGTCAACGTAACTCCGTGAACTCCTGGTGCCGATCGGTAATTGCCCGGCTGTGGATGGAACGCGGGCGTGTTGTGGTGCGTCTATTCGAGGTGATGGAACCTGCCACCACAACACGGATCACTCTCGACGCTCCACCGGACGTGCCCGAGCCGGCGCCGATGGCCGCGATGGCCAAACTGATGCCCGTCGTGATGCTCGTCGCGATGCTTGGGATGGGTGCGTGGTATTTCAGTTCAGGCGGCACCCGGCAACCGATGGGGTTGTTTTTCCCGGCGATGATGGTGTTCTCGGTACTCGGATCGCTGGTCTACGGTGTCCGTGCCGGCGGCCGCGGTGGAGAACTCAACCGGCGGCGTGCCGAGTACCTGCGCTACCTGGCCGGCGTCGAGCAGACACTGATGGCAGCAGCTGACGAGCAACACCGTGGTCTGCATCTGCGTCACCCCGACCCGGCCGCACTGTGGACAACCCAGGGCGACCGGCGTGCGGTCACCGGCGGCGACGTCGGCCGGGTGCGGCTGGGACTCGGAAAATGCGCAGCCGCGACGCAGGTGGTCCTGCCGAACCTGCCGGCCGAGGAGGTCGCCGACCCGGTCACGACCGGTGCGGTACGTCGCCTGGTGCAGTCCTATGCGGTCATCTCCGATGTCCCGGTCACCCTCGACCTGCGCACCACCGGGGAGATCCGGGTCAGCGGAGCCGTCGACCAGTGCCGCGGGCTGGTGCGCGCGGTGATCTGCCAGCTCGCCACCGGCCACCACCCCGACACGGTGAGCTTCGCGGTGTGGGCGGGCCGCAGCGAACGGCCAGCCTGGGAATGGCTGAAATGGCTCCCTCACCACCATGATTCGCCGAACGCACAACGTGTGATGATCGTGGATGGCGCGCAGAGCCCGCCCATCGACGACGCGCTCACCGTCGTGACCATCACCGATGACCCATCGACGAATCCGGTGGCGGTCCTCGCCGATGGACTCGCGGTGAGCGTCACAGCCGACGCGATGAACGAGGTCGACGCAACGGCATGTGCACGCCGCCTGGTGTGCTCCGGCACCTTTCGGCTCGGCACCGCACCCACGGCTGGAGACTGGTTGTCGCTGAACGGGATCGTCGACCTGGAGACCGTCGAGGTCGACCGGTTGCGGGATGACCGCCACCCCCGGGATCTGCTGCGGGTCCCGATCGGTGTGGCTGACGACGGCAGTGTCGTCACGCTGGACATCAAAGAGGCAGCGGCCGGGGGCATGGGGCCGCACGGGCTGTGTGTGGGCGCCACGGGCTCTGGCAAGTCGGAGTTCCTGCGCACGCTGACGCTGGGCATGATCGCCGCGCACTCGCCCGAAGATCTCAACCTGGTCCTGGTCGATTTCAAAGGCGGTGCGACCTTTCTCGGATTCGAACGGGCCCGACACGTCGCGGCGGTGATCACCAATCTGGTCGACGCGGCACCGCTGGTCGCCCGGATGCGCGACGCGCTGTCCGGCGAGGTCACCCGTCGTCAGGAACTGCTGCGCGCCGCCGGCAACCTCACCGATATCGCCGGTTACCGCGCTGCCCGGTCCCAACGCCGCGACCTGGTGCCGCTGCCGGCACTGTTCGTCGTCGTCGATGAGTTCTCCGAATTACTGAGTCAACACCCGGATTTCGCTGACCTGTTCGTCGCGATCGGCCGGCTGGGACGCTCGCTGGGCATTCATCTGCTGCTGGCCAGCCAGCGTCTCGACGAAGGCCGGCTGCGGGGACTGGAGACCCACCTTTCCTACCGGATCTGCCTGAAGACGTTCTCGGCCGGCGACTCCCGGGCCGTGCTGGGTGTCCCGGATGCCTACCACTTGCCGGCACAACCCGGCGCGGCATACCTCAAGACGACCGACGCGACGATGACGCGGGTGCAGACGGCGTTCGTCTCCGGCCACCACAGCGTCCCGGCGCGTTCGGTTGACGACGACCCACGTCCCGCGGTGGCGCTGTTCACCGGTGCGCCCGCACCGGTGGCGACGACCATCGCGCGGCGCACCCCACTGCTTGATGCGGTGCTGGCCCGGTTTGCCGAGACCGGTCCGGCCGCACATCCGGTGTGGTTGCCGCCGCTGCGCCGATCGCCACAGCTGGACGCCCTGCTGGGCGCGGCGTCACACCTGCGGGTACCGATCGGGGTGATCGACTGTCCCTTCGAACAGCGTTATGAGCCGCTGGTGCTCGAATTATCGGGCTCAGCAGGCAATGTCGCGATCATCGGGGCAGCGCAGTCGGGCAAGTCGACCACACTGCGCACCGTCATCTGTGCGCTGGCAGCCACCCACGAAGCCTCACAGGTTCAGTTCTACTGCCTGGACTTCGGTGGCGGCGCCCTGGGCAGACTGGGCGATTTGCCGCACGTCGGATCGGTGGCCGGGCGTGGCGACACCGAACTGTGTCGCCGGACCGTCGCGACCGTCGAGTCGATCCTGCGATCGCGGGAGAAGGCGTATCGGGCCGACGGCCCAACGGCGACCGGCCCCCGTGCCGACCCTGAGGTGTTCCTGGTGATCGACGGCTGGTCCAGCGCGCGCCAGGAGTTCGACGGCCTCGATGCCGCCATCACCGCGCTGGCTGTCGGGGGGCTGTCCTACGGAATCCACGTGATGCTCGCCGCGTCCCGGTGGGCCGATCTGCGGCCGGCGCTCAAAGACCAGGTCGGCAGCAGAATCGAACTGCGGCTGGGTGATCCGGCAGAATCGGAGATGGATCGTCGGCGTGCCCGCGAACTCGCCGCAATGCCGGCCGGGCGCGGACTGACGCGCACCGGACACGAGCTCGCCGTCGCCGTGCCCGACGGCGTGACCCCCCGATACACCCCGGGAACCCCGGCGGCACCGCCGGTCGAACTGCTCCCGGAGCGGGTCGACCTGCGCGCGATCGGCGGGCCGTCGAGTCCCGGCGAGGTGGTGCTCGGAGTGGGGGAGGGCGACCTGGCGCCCGTCCGCCTCGACCTGCGCGAGCATCCCCATCTCCTGGTGCTCGGTGATTCGGAGTGCGGTAAGACGGCGGTACTGCGGATGTTGTGCACCGAGCTGGCCGACACCCACACCGCCGCGCAGCTTCAACTCGACATCGTCGACTACCGCCGATCGCTGCTCGGCGTCGTCGAGACCGGACATCTGGGCGGATACTCGGTCTCGCCGGTCGCGCTGCTGGGCCGCATGGCCGCACTGCAGGAGCAGCTGACCGCCCGGCTCCCCGACGAACGCGTCACCCAGCAGCAGCTGCGGAGCCGTTCATGGTGGGAAGGCCCGGAGATCTACCTCATCGTCGACGACTATGACCTGGTGGCCGGCGCGACCGGAAATCCGTTGACTCCGCTGGCCGATCTGCTGCCGCACGCTAAGGACCTGGGGCTGCACGTGATCGTGGCCCGTCGGTCGGGCGGCGCCGCGCGCGCCATGTTCGACCCGGTGCTGGCGCGGCTGCGCGACATGGGATGTAGCGGCCTGATGATGAGCGCCGATCTGGACGACGGCGGGGTGTTCGGCGGGGTCCGGGCGGGCCCGCTGCCGCCCGGCCGCGCGACGCTGTCGGTGCGGGGCCGCGGTACCGAACTCATCCAGCTGGGCTGGGTCGATCCACCGTGACCGCGGCTGTGGTCGAGATCGGGCCCAACACCGTTCGGGGTTCACGCCATCGGCTCCCGGACTGGGTCGTCGGCGCCGTCGAGGCGATCGACGACGAACTCGGCTTGCTGGACGAGCGGCCGGTGCCGACCGTCGAGATGTGGTGCGATGTGCTCGACGCCGCCGTTGGTGACCATGCCGGTGCGGTGGTCCTGGTGCTGCCGACGTGGTGGTCGGCACACCGCAGCGCTGTCGTCACCGCGGCCGCGCACCGCGCTGTGCACCACTTCCGCGTGTACTCGCGGGCGGCGCTGCTGACCAAGGGCACCGATGCGGTGGTGATCGAGGTAGCCGAGGAGGTGCTGCTGGTGGCCTCGGCGCACGCTGAACCGGTGGTGCTCGACCGCCGGGCGGCGGATCTCACGGCGCATCTGGGCGGCGTGGGCCGGGTGCTGATCGACGTCCCCGCGGGCGTGACACCCCTGGGCGCAGACCAGGTGGCACAGCTGCGCGCAGCCGGTCTGCAGGTCGGTTATGCCGGTAGACAACAGTTTTCCGACACCGCCTCCGAAGAGGATCGGGCACCCCAGGCAGGGCCCGATCGTGACCGCAGGCGCGGAGCCGGCAGGGCTGCCATCGTCATCGTCGCTGCCACTGCCGCGGGGTGGGCGATGCACACGCCGGCCACCCCGGTGCCGCGCGACGGGTCGACCGTCGTGACCGAGGGCCGCGTCGGCGTGCGTGTGCCCGCGCACTGGACCGTACAGCGCGTCACCGCGGGACCGGGATCGGCGCGGGTGCGGATCGCCGACCCGTCGGGGTCTGCCGCCGTGCACTTCACTCAGTCGTCTCTCGGCGAGGCCGTGGCGCCGGCGGAATTGGCGGACTCGTTGCGCGCGGCCATCGACGCCGAGC from Mycobacterium sp. SMC-4 includes:
- the eccCb gene encoding type VII secretion protein EccCb, giving the protein MEPATTTRITLDAPPDVPEPAPMAAMAKLMPVVMLVAMLGMGAWYFSSGGTRQPMGLFFPAMMVFSVLGSLVYGVRAGGRGGELNRRRAEYLRYLAGVEQTLMAAADEQHRGLHLRHPDPAALWTTQGDRRAVTGGDVGRVRLGLGKCAAATQVVLPNLPAEEVADPVTTGAVRRLVQSYAVISDVPVTLDLRTTGEIRVSGAVDQCRGLVRAVICQLATGHHPDTVSFAVWAGRSERPAWEWLKWLPHHHDSPNAQRVMIVDGAQSPPIDDALTVVTITDDPSTNPVAVLADGLAVSVTADAMNEVDATACARRLVCSGTFRLGTAPTAGDWLSLNGIVDLETVEVDRLRDDRHPRDLLRVPIGVADDGSVVTLDIKEAAAGGMGPHGLCVGATGSGKSEFLRTLTLGMIAAHSPEDLNLVLVDFKGGATFLGFERARHVAAVITNLVDAAPLVARMRDALSGEVTRRQELLRAAGNLTDIAGYRAARSQRRDLVPLPALFVVVDEFSELLSQHPDFADLFVAIGRLGRSLGIHLLLASQRLDEGRLRGLETHLSYRICLKTFSAGDSRAVLGVPDAYHLPAQPGAAYLKTTDATMTRVQTAFVSGHHSVPARSVDDDPRPAVALFTGAPAPVATTIARRTPLLDAVLARFAETGPAAHPVWLPPLRRSPQLDALLGAASHLRVPIGVIDCPFEQRYEPLVLELSGSAGNVAIIGAAQSGKSTTLRTVICALAATHEASQVQFYCLDFGGGALGRLGDLPHVGSVAGRGDTELCRRTVATVESILRSREKAYRADGPTATGPRADPEVFLVIDGWSSARQEFDGLDAAITALAVGGLSYGIHVMLAASRWADLRPALKDQVGSRIELRLGDPAESEMDRRRARELAAMPAGRGLTRTGHELAVAVPDGVTPRYTPGTPAAPPVELLPERVDLRAIGGPSSPGEVVLGVGEGDLAPVRLDLREHPHLLVLGDSECGKTAVLRMLCTELADTHTAAQLQLDIVDYRRSLLGVVETGHLGGYSVSPVALLGRMAALQEQLTARLPDERVTQQQLRSRSWWEGPEIYLIVDDYDLVAGATGNPLTPLADLLPHAKDLGLHVIVARRSGGAARAMFDPVLARLRDMGCSGLMMSADLDDGGVFGGVRAGPLPPGRATLSVRGRGTELIQLGWVDPP
- the eccD gene encoding type VII secretion integral membrane protein EccD, whose protein sequence is MRDSLYRLSIFSPRSDPSTVDVSVPAGCPVGMLLPALVDLVCGEVVAGPRRWHLSRLTGGVLDTAKTLQDNAVGDGDVLVLDVTGVPAPRRSPVDAAALVASSVASRTHIDPGRHPALREGAGLVTVAVVAAVLAWPGGAELRLWCAAALSAGAATVVLADRRCPLPITFSVGAVIFATVTGYLAAPQPSWQFGTLFAAGAGCAMSMLLRSALSHAAHLATVHMAISAAAVTVAAVAAIGVVVPLPLGATGAALAVSSVAALTFAARLAVGAAGLSPAREVVTPGAAAAAHRMVTGLVIGWAMCAGWAALAVVADGVRAGPLSVALAADVGLLLSLQARSHYDPTRRVALRTGAAMAWLAAFGALTYRWPLYAHWWCAGAALGCTALVYWRSRGRPANPVLRQSAQLLEYAALAAVVPLALWAAGVYGWVRGDGLL
- a CDS encoding type VII secretion-associated protein, translated to MTAAVVEIGPNTVRGSRHRLPDWVVGAVEAIDDELGLLDERPVPTVEMWCDVLDAAVGDHAGAVVLVLPTWWSAHRSAVVTAAAHRAVHHFRVYSRAALLTKGTDAVVIEVAEEVLLVASAHAEPVVLDRRAADLTAHLGGVGRVLIDVPAGVTPLGADQVAQLRAAGLQVGYAGRQQFSDTASEEDRAPQAGPDRDRRRGAGRAAIVIVAATAAGWAMHTPATPVPRDGSTVVTEGRVGVRVPAHWTVQRVTAGPGSARVRIADPSGSAAVHFTQSSLGEAVAPAELADSLRAAIDAEPPGVFVDFDPDGRVGARDAVTYREVRAHSHTRWAVLVEGTTSIAVGCQSSPDRVAELAEICTRAVESAHQAN